In Geobacter sp., a single window of DNA contains:
- a CDS encoding NTP transferase domain-containing protein, with the protein MNRYADITAVVLAGGLGTRLRDAVADRPKVLAEVNDRPFITYLLDQLADAEVHRVVLCTGYMAEQVSATLGGSYRGMELLYSPENSPLGTGGALRLALPLIGSDPLLVMNGDSYCQSDLARLLDAHRAGQAAASLVLARVEDVGRYGAVDVSTAGVITHFSEKGSRQGHGLINAGIYLINRAVIEAITGNEAVSLEREIFPALISRHDLQGVVTRGRFIDIGIPSDYFAASAFFNELPGTLCNRGET; encoded by the coding sequence ATGAACCGGTATGCGGACATCACCGCCGTCGTCCTGGCCGGAGGCCTGGGGACGCGGCTGCGCGATGCGGTTGCCGACCGCCCGAAGGTGCTGGCAGAGGTCAATGATCGGCCCTTCATCACCTACCTGCTGGACCAACTGGCCGATGCGGAGGTCCACCGGGTCGTCCTCTGCACCGGCTACATGGCGGAGCAGGTCAGCGCTACCCTCGGCGGAAGCTATCGCGGCATGGAGCTACTCTATTCGCCGGAAAACTCCCCGCTCGGCACCGGCGGGGCGCTGCGGCTGGCACTGCCGCTCATTGGATCAGATCCGCTGCTGGTAATGAACGGCGATTCCTATTGCCAGTCCGACCTCGCACGGCTGCTGGACGCCCACCGGGCAGGGCAAGCCGCTGCGTCGCTCGTCCTTGCCAGGGTGGAGGACGTTGGCCGTTACGGAGCCGTGGATGTTTCAACGGCAGGGGTCATCACCCATTTTTCCGAAAAAGGGAGCCGCCAGGGGCACGGGTTGATCAATGCGGGGATCTATCTGATCAACCGTGCTGTCATTGAAGCAATCACCGGCAACGAGGCGGTTTCGCTGGAACGGGAGATCTTTCCCGCACTGATCAGCAGGCACGACCTGCAGGGAGTAGTCACCAGGGGCAGGTTCATCGATATCGGCATTCCATCCGACTACTTTGCCGCATCTGCATTTTTCAACGAACTTCCCGGTACTCTTTGCAACAGGGGGGAAACATGA
- a CDS encoding transketolase, with product MRRAFVDALYSLAEQDPRVVFLTGDMGFEMFEAFSQKYPGRYVNVGIAEAQMVCAAAGLALEGFRPVIYSIASFATGRPYELIKISLGYPSLPVVIIGAGGGYCYSASGPTHHAADDIALMALIPGMTVVAPGDPGEVTALLPQLLQLDSPSYMRIGKFGEPKYSADEAILLGKARCLAAGEGVAILTTGEMAPIALSALSTLRNEHQKSPALFQFHTVKPIDAERLIALAKSVSQLIVVEESAPSGGLYAAVIAQMAQHGIRTPIVRLGPPDEWVLGNPQRNNLRTRYGFDSHAIVRQVLEAYRNI from the coding sequence ATGCGTCGCGCATTTGTAGATGCACTCTATTCGCTGGCCGAACAAGATCCCAGGGTTGTATTTCTGACCGGTGACATGGGATTTGAAATGTTTGAGGCGTTTTCGCAAAAATACCCCGGCCGCTATGTGAATGTCGGTATTGCAGAAGCTCAAATGGTTTGCGCTGCCGCCGGTCTTGCCCTAGAAGGGTTCAGGCCGGTCATTTATTCGATTGCTTCTTTTGCCACAGGCCGGCCCTATGAACTGATCAAGATATCCCTCGGGTACCCGTCCCTGCCGGTCGTCATCATCGGTGCCGGCGGAGGCTACTGCTATTCGGCCAGTGGCCCGACCCATCACGCCGCAGACGACATTGCCCTTATGGCGCTGATTCCGGGGATGACAGTCGTCGCCCCCGGAGACCCGGGCGAGGTCACGGCATTGTTGCCGCAACTCCTTCAGCTCGATTCGCCTTCATACATGCGGATCGGGAAATTCGGGGAGCCGAAGTACAGCGCCGATGAAGCGATATTGCTCGGCAAGGCCCGTTGTCTGGCAGCAGGTGAGGGTGTGGCCATTTTAACGACCGGGGAAATGGCACCCATTGCCCTTTCAGCACTTTCCACTCTCAGAAACGAGCACCAAAAGTCCCCGGCGCTGTTTCAATTTCATACCGTCAAACCGATTGATGCGGAACGACTGATAGCACTGGCCAAATCAGTGAGCCAGCTTATCGTTGTTGAGGAATCCGCACCATCAGGCGGGTTGTATGCAGCCGTGATTGCGCAGATGGCACAACATGGGATCAGGACCCCGATAGTTCGCCTCGGCCCCCCGGATGAGTGGGTACTCGGCAATCCGCAACGAAACAATCTGCGGACACGCTATGGGTTCGATAGCCACGCCATCGTCAGGCAGGTTCTTGAAGCGTATAGAAATATCTGA
- a CDS encoding crotonobetainyl-CoA--carnitine CoA-transferase produces MHHLYSQILDVQGVVIEFGCRWGQNLSLFSSLRGIYEPYNRLRKIIGFDTFEGFIKVSDKDHQSLSQGDYAVAKDYQNYLERLLSLMEQESPLPHIKKFDIIKGNAPDMLAKYLQEHPETVVALAYFDMDLYEPTRDCLSIIRPYLTKGSVLGFDELNDSLCPGETVAVREIFGLGNLRIKRFPYNSRTSYTVIE; encoded by the coding sequence ATGCACCATCTCTACTCGCAGATCCTTGATGTTCAGGGAGTCGTTATTGAATTCGGCTGTCGATGGGGACAGAACCTTTCACTGTTCTCTTCATTGCGTGGCATTTACGAACCGTACAACCGTTTACGAAAGATCATCGGCTTCGATACTTTCGAGGGGTTCATCAAGGTCAGCGACAAGGACCACCAATCCCTGTCTCAAGGTGATTATGCCGTTGCCAAAGATTACCAAAACTACCTGGAGAGGCTCTTGTCCCTGATGGAACAGGAGAGCCCATTACCCCATATCAAGAAGTTTGACATCATCAAGGGGAATGCCCCGGATATGCTTGCGAAATACCTTCAGGAACACCCGGAAACGGTTGTTGCCCTGGCCTACTTCGACATGGATCTCTATGAGCCGACCCGCGATTGTCTCTCGATTATCCGACCCTACCTGACAAAAGGGAGCGTGCTCGGTTTCGATGAACTCAATGACTCTCTCTGCCCGGGCGAAACAGTGGCAGTCCGTGAGATCTTTGGCTTGGGCAATCTCCGTATCAAGCGATTTCCCTATAATTCTCGTACGTCATACACGGTTATTGAGTAA
- a CDS encoding methyltransferase domain-containing protein: MHCRICETPIEPFISFGNMPIANGFLTPDAFAAEYFFELATGFCSTCGMVQLIDQPAREQMFNEQYHFFSGTSTLMARHFQEFAATVQSGHLQGPDPFVVEIGSNDGIMLQHFANAGIRHLGVEPSANVAAVAKAKGVNTVCSFFDDALAREIVAEYGQADAFIAANVMCHIPYFHSIIAGIKTLLKPSGVVMFEDPYLGDVIERTSYDQIYDEHVFLFSLKSISHAFEQHGFELVDIAPQETHGGSMRYILAYKGTRPVSDRLVRQRAKEETLGLHRAETFDLFRSNCERSRDALRAVLDRCSRDGKRVVGYGATSKSTTVINYCGITPDHLAFISDTTPIKQGKFSPGAHIPVRPYAEFAQQYPDYALLFAWNHSREIMAKEGSFLAAGGKWIVYVPEVKIMQGSSEASQ; this comes from the coding sequence ATGCACTGCAGAATCTGCGAAACACCCATCGAACCGTTCATCTCATTCGGGAACATGCCGATAGCCAACGGTTTCCTCACCCCGGACGCCTTTGCCGCGGAATATTTCTTTGAACTGGCCACCGGATTCTGCTCCACCTGCGGAATGGTGCAGCTGATCGACCAACCGGCACGGGAGCAGATGTTCAACGAACAGTACCACTTTTTCTCCGGCACTTCGACCTTGATGGCACGGCATTTCCAGGAATTCGCCGCTACCGTTCAGAGCGGACATCTGCAGGGTCCCGACCCCTTTGTGGTCGAGATCGGCAGCAACGACGGCATCATGCTGCAGCATTTTGCCAACGCCGGCATCCGCCACCTGGGGGTCGAGCCCTCGGCCAATGTCGCCGCAGTGGCAAAAGCCAAAGGGGTCAACACGGTCTGCAGCTTCTTCGACGATGCCCTGGCCAGGGAGATCGTTGCCGAATACGGCCAGGCAGATGCCTTCATCGCTGCCAACGTCATGTGCCACATCCCCTATTTCCACTCGATCATCGCCGGGATCAAAACGCTCCTCAAACCGTCAGGCGTCGTCATGTTCGAGGACCCCTACCTGGGGGATGTGATCGAACGGACCTCCTACGACCAGATCTACGACGAGCACGTCTTCCTCTTTTCCCTCAAATCCATCAGCCATGCCTTTGAACAGCACGGCTTCGAGCTGGTGGATATTGCTCCGCAGGAGACCCATGGCGGATCGATGCGCTACATCCTTGCCTACAAAGGGACCAGGCCCGTGAGCGACCGTCTGGTCCGTCAGCGGGCCAAGGAAGAGACACTCGGGCTGCACAGGGCTGAGACCTTCGACCTGTTCCGCTCAAACTGCGAACGGTCAAGGGATGCCCTGCGAGCGGTTCTCGACAGATGCAGCCGGGACGGGAAGCGGGTCGTCGGCTACGGTGCCACCTCCAAGAGCACGACCGTCATCAACTACTGCGGCATCACGCCCGACCACCTGGCATTCATAAGCGATACCACGCCGATAAAGCAAGGAAAATTCAGCCCCGGCGCCCATATCCCGGTCAGGCCGTACGCAGAATTCGCACAACAGTATCCCGACTATGCCCTGCTGTTCGCCTGGAACCACAGCCGGGAGATCATGGCCAAGGAAGGGTCGTTCCTGGCAGCGGGCGGCAAATGGATCGTCTATGTCCCCGAGGTGAAGATCATGCAGGGAAGCAGCGAGGCGAGCCAATGA
- a CDS encoding radical SAM protein has translation MTQDGIDLILINPGGRLSIYQELGSTLSAIEPPVWAGLMATYLRLKGFSVAILDANAEELCPEEVVDRIKAISPLLSAVVVYGQNPSASTQVMQSAGAICTAIKQWNAGAKTLLVGGHVAALPEQTLSEEAADFVCDGEGPVTILELLHHLRGDGRPLESVRGLLYSAGDNVVHTSPAPLVTDLDKDMPGIAWDLLPMGRYRAHNWHCFNGVERTPYAAIYTSLGCPCRCSFCCIQAPFKSGEPVSGYGREINSYRLWSPQAVIAEIDILVNRYGVKNIKFADELFILKQNHYEGICDLIIQRGYDLNIWAYARVDTLNDSTLEKLKLAGVNWLALGIESASSRVRDAVAKGIDRNKIVAAVHKIRQAGINIGANYIFGLPEDDLESMKETLNLALELNTEWANFNCAMAYPGSQLYRQAVEEGWQLPEDWSGYSQYSFNSLPLPTRHLSAAEVLRFRDAAFHAYFTNPRYRSLIGQKFGTQALEQIKAMTQQQLQRKFA, from the coding sequence ATGACACAGGACGGGATTGATCTGATCTTAATTAACCCAGGTGGACGCTTGAGCATCTACCAGGAATTGGGGTCAACACTGTCTGCAATCGAACCCCCCGTCTGGGCGGGATTGATGGCAACCTATCTCCGTTTGAAGGGTTTTTCCGTCGCGATTCTCGATGCCAATGCCGAGGAGCTTTGCCCTGAAGAAGTGGTCGATCGAATCAAAGCCATCTCTCCTCTGCTGTCGGCGGTTGTCGTCTACGGCCAGAACCCCTCTGCATCGACCCAGGTCATGCAATCCGCAGGAGCGATCTGCACGGCGATCAAACAGTGGAATGCCGGAGCAAAGACCCTTCTGGTCGGTGGCCATGTCGCTGCTCTGCCGGAACAGACGCTTAGTGAGGAAGCTGCCGATTTCGTCTGCGACGGTGAAGGGCCTGTTACCATTCTGGAACTGCTGCACCACCTGCGAGGGGACGGCCGCCCCCTGGAGTCAGTACGCGGTCTGCTGTACTCCGCTGGAGACAACGTCGTACATACCTCCCCGGCGCCCCTGGTTACCGACCTGGACAAGGATATGCCCGGTATCGCCTGGGACCTCCTGCCGATGGGCAGATACCGGGCGCATAACTGGCATTGTTTCAACGGGGTGGAGCGAACGCCGTATGCAGCGATCTACACCTCACTCGGTTGCCCATGCCGATGCAGCTTCTGCTGCATCCAGGCACCATTCAAAAGCGGTGAACCGGTATCCGGCTATGGGAGGGAAATCAACAGTTACCGCCTCTGGAGCCCCCAGGCAGTCATCGCCGAGATCGACATCCTGGTAAATCGATACGGGGTAAAAAACATCAAATTTGCCGATGAGCTGTTCATTCTCAAGCAGAACCATTATGAAGGCATCTGCGACCTGATCATCCAGCGTGGTTACGACCTCAATATCTGGGCCTATGCACGGGTCGACACCCTGAATGATTCCACCCTCGAAAAGCTGAAGTTAGCCGGGGTCAACTGGCTCGCCCTGGGGATCGAGTCTGCCAGCAGCAGGGTACGGGATGCCGTTGCAAAAGGGATTGATCGGAATAAAATTGTGGCCGCCGTCCACAAAATCCGCCAGGCCGGCATCAATATCGGTGCAAATTATATCTTCGGCCTGCCTGAAGACGATCTCGAAAGCATGAAGGAAACATTGAATCTTGCGCTGGAGCTGAATACAGAGTGGGCCAACTTCAACTGCGCCATGGCCTACCCCGGTTCGCAGCTCTACCGGCAGGCGGTGGAGGAGGGGTGGCAACTCCCCGAGGACTGGAGCGGCTATTCCCAATATTCGTTCAACTCCCTGCCACTCCCGACACGGCATCTGTCCGCGGCAGAAGTCCTGCGATTCCGCGATGCCGCCTTTCATGCCTATTTTACCAACCCACGCTATCGATCCCTGATCGGGCAGAAATTCGGCACACAGGCACTTGAACAGATCAAGGCAATGACGCAGCAACAGCTGCAACGGAAATTTGCGTAA
- a CDS encoding NAD-dependent epimerase/dehydratase family protein — MTQRILITGGAGYLGSILSEHLLDRGYRVTVLDNLMYGEQNLFHLCANPEFDFVYGDARDEALVSRLVAKADVIIPLAAIVGAPGCDRDPLMATSVNLDAIRMINRLRSPSQLVVYPTTNSGYGTKTGDLFCTEETPLEPISLYGRTKTDAEADVLATANSITLRLATVFGMSPRMRMDLLVNHFVYAALTDRYLVIFEKDFKRNYVHIRDVADCFIHCIETAPTMVGRPYNVGLDDANLSKEELALKIREHVPGFFIHCAEIGSDPDKRNYIVSNQRLREAGFEARRSLDIGIRELIKGFAMLGRTPRKNI; from the coding sequence ATGACTCAACGCATCCTCATCACAGGCGGTGCCGGCTATCTCGGCTCCATCCTTTCCGAACACCTCCTGGACCGGGGTTACCGGGTAACCGTGCTGGACAACCTGATGTACGGGGAACAGAACCTCTTTCACCTCTGCGCCAATCCTGAGTTCGATTTCGTCTATGGCGACGCACGCGATGAGGCGCTGGTCAGCCGGCTCGTGGCCAAGGCCGATGTCATCATTCCACTGGCAGCAATCGTCGGCGCTCCCGGATGCGATCGCGACCCGCTGATGGCTACCTCAGTGAATCTCGATGCCATCCGGATGATCAACCGGCTCCGCAGCCCCTCCCAACTGGTCGTCTACCCCACCACCAACAGCGGCTACGGCACCAAAACCGGCGACCTCTTCTGCACCGAAGAGACACCACTCGAACCGATCTCGCTCTACGGCCGGACCAAGACCGACGCCGAAGCAGATGTCCTTGCCACTGCCAACAGCATTACCCTGCGCCTGGCAACGGTATTCGGCATGTCGCCGCGCATGCGGATGGACCTTCTGGTCAATCACTTCGTCTATGCCGCCCTGACCGACCGCTACCTGGTCATCTTCGAAAAGGATTTCAAGCGAAACTATGTCCATATCCGCGATGTTGCCGATTGCTTCATCCATTGCATAGAAACCGCCCCAACAATGGTGGGAAGGCCCTACAACGTCGGTCTGGACGATGCCAACCTCTCCAAGGAAGAACTCGCCCTGAAGATCAGGGAACATGTTCCCGGCTTCTTCATCCATTGCGCCGAGATCGGCAGCGACCCGGACAAGCGGAACTACATCGTTTCCAACCAGCGGCTGCGCGAAGCGGGATTCGAGGCCCGGCGCTCCCTTGACATCGGCATTCGGGAGCTGATCAAGGGGTTCGCCATGCTGGGGCGCACCCCACGCAAGAATATCTGA
- a CDS encoding aminotransferase class I/II-fold pyridoxal phosphate-dependent enzyme, whose protein sequence is MAVQVPFGTITITDTAKRLINEALDTKRISCGRLVRQFEDQFAALLGVQEAVAVSSGTDADILALAVLHDLGAKRGDEVIVPALSFVATGNAVVHAGFTPVFVDIERETLNIDPTRIEAAITEKTRAIMPVHLMGKPAEMDTINAIAKRYNLLVVEDAAEAHGALYKGKPAGTLADLAAFSTYVAHIITTGEGGIVTTNNEGYGDILRSLRSHGRNCTCKHCILNSGTDYCAKRFRGEGGEDIRFTFDRIGYSCKMNELEAAIGIGALEEYQAILKKRHDNLIHVLERFDRFAPYLSTIREEAHEQIGPHAIPIVVNEEASFTRAELTQFLELHGIETRTLFASMPTQCPGFAYLGYTPGQFPQAEYMGLNGLHIGVHQDVGIEQMDYVLATIDRFLTTHQA, encoded by the coding sequence ATGGCAGTACAGGTTCCTTTCGGAACGATAACGATTACCGACACAGCCAAGCGCCTGATCAACGAGGCCTTGGATACCAAGCGCATTTCCTGCGGCAGATTGGTGCGCCAATTCGAGGACCAGTTCGCTGCATTGCTCGGGGTCCAAGAGGCGGTTGCCGTCAGCAGCGGAACCGATGCGGACATCCTAGCCCTGGCGGTGCTCCATGATCTGGGGGCCAAGCGGGGAGATGAAGTCATCGTGCCGGCGCTCTCCTTTGTCGCCACCGGCAACGCCGTGGTCCATGCAGGATTCACCCCGGTCTTCGTCGATATCGAGCGGGAGACCCTCAACATCGATCCGACCAGGATCGAAGCGGCCATCACCGAAAAAACCCGCGCCATCATGCCGGTCCACCTGATGGGCAAACCGGCGGAGATGGACACCATCAATGCCATTGCCAAGCGGTACAACCTGCTGGTGGTGGAAGATGCCGCCGAGGCACATGGCGCCTTGTACAAGGGGAAACCGGCAGGCACGCTGGCCGACCTGGCCGCCTTCAGCACCTATGTGGCCCACATCATCACCACCGGCGAAGGCGGGATCGTCACCACCAACAACGAGGGATACGGCGACATCCTCCGCTCGCTCCGTTCCCACGGCCGCAACTGCACCTGCAAGCACTGCATCCTCAACAGCGGCACAGACTACTGTGCCAAGCGCTTCCGCGGCGAAGGAGGAGAAGATATCCGTTTCACCTTCGACCGCATCGGCTATTCCTGCAAGATGAACGAACTGGAGGCGGCCATCGGCATCGGCGCCCTGGAAGAGTATCAGGCGATTTTGAAAAAACGGCACGACAACCTGATCCATGTTCTCGAAAGGTTCGACAGATTTGCCCCCTACCTTTCCACCATCCGGGAGGAGGCTCACGAACAGATCGGACCGCATGCCATTCCTATCGTTGTCAATGAAGAGGCGAGCTTCACCAGGGCGGAACTCACGCAGTTTCTCGAACTGCACGGCATCGAGACCCGTACACTGTTCGCCTCCATGCCGACCCAGTGTCCCGGCTTTGCATACCTGGGCTATACACCCGGCCAGTTCCCGCAGGCGGAATACATGGGCCTGAACGGCCTTCATATCGGCGTTCACCAAGATGTCGGTATCGAGCAAATGGACTATGTGCTCGCCACTATTGATCGTTTCCTGACTACTCACCAAGCATAG
- a CDS encoding YihA family ribosome biogenesis GTP-binding protein encodes MQHKEKCVVIKNVSFVKSAVKPDQYPEAELPEIAFVGRSNVGKSSLINLLVNRKNLVRTSNTPGRTQLINFFVVNEAFMLVDLPGYGFAKVPLAVKKGWGPMMQAYLGSRPTLQGVVLILDVRRVPSAEDLQMLQFLQSFGIRPVFVVTKCDKVSKNERKRQAQVIARTLQVSETELLFFSALSREGIEEIWQAVEPLLAPQSV; translated from the coding sequence GTGCAGCATAAGGAGAAATGCGTGGTCATAAAAAATGTCTCGTTTGTGAAAAGTGCCGTCAAGCCGGACCAGTACCCGGAGGCGGAGCTTCCCGAGATCGCCTTTGTGGGGCGGTCCAACGTGGGGAAGTCGTCTCTGATTAATCTGCTGGTCAATCGCAAGAACCTGGTGCGGACCAGCAATACACCCGGCCGAACCCAGCTGATCAATTTCTTCGTGGTCAACGAGGCCTTCATGCTGGTCGACCTGCCCGGCTACGGCTTTGCCAAAGTCCCGCTGGCTGTGAAAAAGGGATGGGGGCCGATGATGCAGGCGTATCTCGGTTCGCGCCCCACCCTGCAGGGGGTGGTGCTCATCCTCGACGTCAGGAGGGTGCCGAGCGCCGAGGATCTCCAGATGCTCCAGTTCCTCCAGTCCTTTGGCATCCGGCCCGTTTTCGTGGTGACCAAGTGCGACAAGGTGTCGAAGAACGAGCGCAAGCGGCAGGCCCAGGTCATTGCTCGGACACTGCAGGTCAGCGAGACGGAACTCCTCTTTTTTTCGGCACTTTCCCGCGAGGGGATCGAGGAGATCTGGCAGGCGGTGGAGCCCCTGCTTGCTCCACAATCCGTTTGA
- a CDS encoding HDOD domain-containing protein: MNKELELAIQTAGDLPTIPVVATRVMQLIESECATADELAKIVASDPAVAARVLKISNSSFYGCQRQVQTLSSAIVLLGFNTLKSLVIAASVKQVYKPFGLTEKMLWEHSFGAGLAARIIASRTRLANEEEAFLAGMFHDIGKIIMNTLDRDKFQVVMQRCYNDGLPFEDAEKSIYPFSHAEVGAYVIRKWNFPETLTHVIMKHHSLDFSPSDDDYEIKLTAVVSLADQFCKRLGIGERQPWEDLDPTQSKAAEITKLGEARINELLEIFCEAFERDQPAFS; this comes from the coding sequence ATGAACAAGGAACTAGAACTGGCTATCCAGACAGCAGGTGACCTGCCGACCATCCCGGTGGTTGCCACCCGCGTCATGCAGCTGATCGAGAGCGAGTGCGCGACCGCCGATGAACTGGCCAAGATCGTGGCATCAGACCCGGCAGTTGCCGCACGGGTCCTGAAAATATCCAATTCTTCCTTTTATGGCTGCCAGCGCCAGGTACAGACCCTCTCCAGCGCCATTGTCCTGCTCGGCTTCAACACCCTGAAGAGCCTTGTCATTGCGGCGTCGGTGAAGCAGGTCTACAAGCCGTTCGGCCTCACCGAAAAAATGCTCTGGGAACACTCCTTCGGCGCCGGGCTCGCAGCCAGGATCATTGCCTCGCGGACACGTCTCGCCAACGAGGAGGAGGCGTTCCTTGCCGGGATGTTCCACGATATCGGCAAGATCATCATGAACACCCTGGACCGGGACAAGTTCCAGGTGGTCATGCAGCGGTGCTACAACGACGGCCTCCCGTTCGAGGACGCGGAAAAAAGCATCTATCCCTTTTCCCACGCCGAGGTGGGCGCCTATGTCATCCGCAAATGGAACTTTCCCGAGACGCTGACCCACGTCATCATGAAACATCACAGCCTGGACTTTTCCCCCTCCGACGACGACTACGAGATCAAGCTGACGGCCGTGGTCAGCCTGGCCGACCAGTTCTGCAAGCGACTCGGCATAGGCGAACGTCAGCCGTGGGAGGATCTGGACCCCACCCAGAGCAAGGCCGCCGAAATCACCAAACTGGGCGAAGCCCGCATCAACGAATTGCTGGAGATCTTCTGCGAGGCATTTGAGCGGGACCAGCCGGCCTTTTCCTAG
- a CDS encoding kinase → MIISRTPFRISFFGGGTDYPGWYQKHGGAVLATTIDKYCYITCRYLPPFFEHRNRIVYSRIESCLSIDEIQHPAVREVLRFLKINRGIEIHHDGDLPARSGMGSSSAFTVGLLNALYALKGYMPTKQQLAIESIYIEQEMIKETVGSQDQALAAYGGFNHIQFLQNGEISVRPVIMTAERVRELNSHLMLFYTGIKRTAADVADSYVHDLESKRRQLRIMKDLVDESLSLLNGGSDLAGFGDLMHEAWQAKRSLSTSVSNGDVDQMYEAARSAGAIGGKITGAGGGGFLLLFVPPSQQVAVRKKLDKLIHVPFAFDSSGSQIVYFQHEEDYSGIEKQRSDAIAPFRELSVIEGRAK, encoded by the coding sequence ATGATCATAAGCAGAACTCCGTTCAGGATCTCATTCTTCGGTGGCGGTACCGACTACCCCGGCTGGTACCAGAAACATGGCGGTGCAGTGCTGGCGACAACCATCGACAAGTACTGCTACATCACCTGCCGCTACCTGCCACCGTTTTTCGAACACAGGAACCGCATTGTCTATTCGCGCATCGAAAGCTGCCTATCGATCGACGAGATCCAGCACCCAGCCGTCCGTGAGGTCCTCCGTTTTCTTAAGATCAATCGGGGTATCGAAATCCATCACGACGGCGACCTGCCTGCCCGAAGCGGCATGGGTTCCAGCTCCGCCTTTACGGTCGGACTACTCAATGCGCTCTATGCCCTGAAAGGGTACATGCCGACAAAGCAGCAACTGGCAATAGAGAGCATTTATATCGAACAGGAGATGATCAAGGAAACCGTCGGCTCACAGGATCAGGCCCTGGCTGCCTACGGTGGATTCAACCATATCCAGTTCCTGCAGAATGGCGAAATCTCGGTCCGACCGGTTATCATGACCGCCGAACGGGTACGCGAGCTCAATTCTCACCTGATGCTGTTCTACACCGGCATCAAGCGAACGGCAGCCGACGTTGCCGACAGCTATGTGCACGATCTCGAGTCCAAACGACGCCAGTTACGGATCATGAAGGACCTGGTGGATGAAAGCCTGTCACTGTTGAACGGAGGCAGTGACCTTGCCGGATTCGGCGACCTCATGCACGAGGCATGGCAGGCCAAGCGCTCCCTGAGCACCAGCGTCAGCAATGGTGATGTGGACCAGATGTATGAAGCAGCAAGATCTGCCGGGGCCATCGGGGGGAAGATCACCGGTGCCGGCGGTGGCGGGTTCCTGCTGCTGTTCGTGCCGCCGAGCCAACAGGTCGCGGTTCGCAAAAAGCTCGACAAGCTCATCCACGTACCGTTTGCCTTCGATTCCAGCGGCAGCCAGATAGTCTATTTCCAGCATGAGGAAGATTATTCAGGCATTGAAAAGCAGCGGAGTGACGCCATCGCCCCTTTTCGGGAGTTGTCCGTGATTGAAGGAAGAGCGAAATGA
- a CDS encoding transketolase: MSMACTANPSLPVGKLEELAREIRGECLTLAHQSGEGHLSSSLCQIELLTALYFAFMNLSGTQEQRDRFILSKGHGCLSWYVALAKHGDIPAEWLSSYAREGSPLPNHPCKHSLPVSITSAGSLGQGLGIATGILYGLRLKRELEPRCVVLMGDGECNEGSVWESAMFAAAQKLDNLLAIVDNNGIQAVGKSDEIMGHTDLSEKFRAFGWDAVTIDGNSIPQILETLTRFPFTKGKPSAIIARTRTMVPFMDGKVLWHYRVPSAEELETALQDLQPSLP, translated from the coding sequence ATGAGCATGGCTTGCACCGCGAACCCATCTCTCCCTGTGGGTAAACTCGAAGAGCTCGCCAGGGAGATACGTGGCGAATGCCTCACGTTGGCACACCAGTCCGGCGAAGGGCACCTGAGTTCCAGTCTCTGCCAAATCGAACTGTTAACGGCGCTCTATTTTGCCTTTATGAATCTATCCGGTACGCAAGAGCAGCGTGACCGCTTCATCCTCTCCAAAGGGCATGGATGCCTTTCGTGGTATGTAGCCCTGGCGAAACATGGCGACATCCCTGCTGAATGGCTGTCAAGTTATGCCAGGGAAGGGAGCCCACTTCCCAACCACCCGTGCAAACACTCCCTGCCAGTCTCCATCACGTCGGCCGGCAGCCTTGGCCAAGGACTGGGGATAGCAACCGGCATCCTCTATGGGCTACGGCTCAAGAGAGAATTGGAACCGCGCTGCGTGGTTCTCATGGGTGACGGGGAATGCAACGAAGGGAGTGTGTGGGAATCCGCCATGTTTGCTGCTGCCCAAAAGCTCGACAATCTGCTGGCCATTGTCGATAACAACGGCATCCAGGCCGTCGGCAAGTCGGACGAGATCATGGGCCACACCGATCTGTCTGAAAAATTCCGGGCATTCGGCTGGGACGCCGTAACCATTGACGGCAACAGCATACCGCAGATTCTCGAAACGCTTACCCGGTTTCCGTTCACCAAAGGCAAACCCTCGGCAATCATCGCCCGGACGCGCACGATGGTCCCTTTTATGGACGGCAAGGTCCTGTGGCACTATCGCGTTCCTTCCGCTGAAGAGCTGGAGACCGCATTGCAGGATCTGCAGCCGTCATTACCCTGA